GAGCTTCGCGCCCTTCATCATATTATCCTCGATGAGAATGTCGAACATGAACTCCAGCTGCTCGGGGTTCACCATCGCCAGCTCGCCGGCCTCGACGGACACGCTGATGACCTTCCTGGCGTGATTATCCATGGCGGTCTTCAGGGCCGTGTTGACCAGGTCGGTGGCGATGCTAAGTTCGTGCATTATCCATTTCCTCGTTGATGGCCGCCACTTCGTCGAGGACCTTCTTCATTTCCAGGGCTTCCTTCTCGTCGACCACCTGGATGGCAAAGCCGGTGTGCACGAGGACCCAGTCGTTTATCTTGGGCTCCTCGAGCAGGTCCAGCCGTATCTCCTGGGTCAGGCCCCCGAAGTCGGCCACTGCTATGTTGCCTTCCTTGAACTCTTTTAGCTGAGCCAGAACTGCAAGACACATGATCAGTATTACTCCTAAAAAACCGGTATATCCTCCGGTCAGGTGTTCTTCCTTGATATTCATCTCGACGTTCAAATACATTTCCATCCGCGTGAAACTTTAGCCGGCGGACGATTCAAAGGCACGTTTTCCGTGTTTTTATGGGACAACCTTTGAGGAAGCGGATATTAAAGATTCAAATACTTATATATTAATGATTTTATTATTATTTTATCGAGCTATAACCTATCGAGGGGTAACGATGAAACAGAGTACACTTATCGCAATAGTATTGGGAGTCGTCATCGTGTGCGCGGTGGCGCTGGTGGCGCTGAACTTCAACTCGCTGACGCCGTCAGGTAAAAACACTGCCACGGCCGTTCCGACGACGGCGAAAACGGCCTCGGACGTTCTCGAAAAGTTCGACGCCCTCAAGGCAAAGGTCAACGCCTCCGGCATGTGGTTCGGCGGGGCGGCGATCCAGAACGCCATGGGCGACGAGTCCGCCATGGTCTACATTTACAGGCCGACCGGCTCCTCCGACATATCCGGCCTGATATCAGGAGGTTTCTCGGCACTGTATACGGTGTTCCAGACGGAGGACCCGCTGCTGGTCGGGCTGATCGACACGACCCAGAAGGTCAGTGCGTCGCAATATAAGGTCGACGTATACTCCATGGGCCGGCCCATGGTCGAGATGTATATGGAAGGCAACATCGCCCCGTCGGAGCTCGTGAAGAAGGCGATCATAATCACGCCACAGTCACAGAGCGTCCGCGGCAACAACACCACGCCCTCAGGTAAGGCGACGGTGCTGCCGACACCCGCGAAAAACTTCACGCCCCCCGCCGACCGGCAGGCGTACGTCGTCGAGTCCCTGAACCGGACCAGCTATAAGCCGATCAGCCTGCAGACGGGCGCTATGCAGGACGGGGGCAAGGCAGTTAGCCTGGCCTACTCGATACCGGCCAGCCTGACGGACGCCCAGAGGTACGATGCAATCGAGACCGGCCTGAAGCTCTGCGCGGCCGCCTTCGGCGACTACGACCGGTACTATATCAGCCTGATCTCGGAGCAGGGCAACGAGTACTACGTCGTCGACGCGGGCTCCACGGCGGCGCTGGACTACGACCAGGGCCTGATCAGCCAGGACCAGCTCTATAGGAGCATCAACCTGACGTACTACACTAAGTGAGCGCAGGCACCGCTCACTTTTCTCTTTTTAATCCCTGCCAAGGCCCTTAAAAATTGATAAGAACGCTCGAAGACTGTTCAGCCACGAAGCTACTCGAAGCGGGCCTGAAGTGACTCTAAGATTCTTAAAATTATATGCTGTGTTGAATAATAGTTGTTGTCTGTCCGGATGACCAGTTTTATGCCCGATAAACTGGTTAAGTCCGCGAAGACTGTTCGAGCGCGAAGACCGCGAATATAGACATAAGCCCCTGAAGATGAGAACAGGCTCGATAACACTAAAGAACGATAATTCATAGAAATTATTTAAGAAAGTCTTTGCGGACTTGGCATGCTTCGCGGCCGTAGTAATTAATAAGGGTTACCTGCTCTTTACGTATCGGTACATGACATAGGCAATGTAGCCGAACATGCCCAGCAGGACCGCGGCCATGATATAGTCGACGGTCGTGGCGGACGGCGTCGCCAGGTATGAGGCCGCGATTATGAGAAGCGCCAGCTCGATGAGAGCCTCGACGGTGACGGTCGCGTAGAAAATATTATCCCTCGGGAGGGCGTGGGCATCTTCCTCGGCCGACTCCAGGCTGATGCTGCCCTGCTCGACGCCCATGAGCCGCATGTAGCTGTTCAGCTCCTGGCGGTCGAGCTCATCCTCTATGTGCGTGACCCGCTGGCCTTTCCGGCGGTCGTTAATCTCCCTTATCTTTTTATTGATCAGCTCCATCTTGCTCGTGAGGGAGTCGCCC
This portion of the Methanocella sp. genome encodes:
- the hypA gene encoding hydrogenase maturation nickel metallochaperone HypA — protein: MHELSIATDLVNTALKTAMDNHARKVISVSVEAGELAMVNPEQLEFMFDILIEDNMMKGAKLRIETVPAVGECPNCGYEGPIEDRFACSCPKCGMTLKIKAGRDICLKNMELEI
- a CDS encoding HypC/HybG/HupF family hydrogenase formation chaperone; the protein is MNVEMNIKEEHLTGGYTGFLGVILIMCLAVLAQLKEFKEGNIAVADFGGLTQEIRLDLLEEPKINDWVLVHTGFAIQVVDEKEALEMKKVLDEVAAINEEMDNART